Part of the Acaryochloris thomasi RCC1774 genome, CTCTAAATGCTTGCCTAGACCAAATTAGCGATCGCTTTGCTTCCAAAGCTGATCTCGATGCCGTTAAAGCGCTACAGGATGAGTTTGCTGCTGAACTAGCTACTCTCCGAGGCCGCGTTGATGGTCTTGAGGCCCGCGTCGATACTGTTGAAGCACAGCAATTTTCAACCACTACCAAACTTCAGGGTGAAGCCGTCTTGGCTGCTCAGTTTGGCGATGTCATCGACGGTGTTGACCCCTTCAACAACTCACGAGCTTCTGCCCTGTCACGAGTTCGTCTCAACTTCAACACTAGTTTTTCTGGTGATGACCTCTTACAAACACAGTTAGAAGTCGGTAACGGCGGTCAAGACTTCTTCACCGCCGCTGGTCTGAATGGTAACCCTGCATTGCCCGCCAACGGTCTAGGTGGACAAATCGACCTAGGTGCCGCTGACTTTGCTGGCATTGGCACTAACGTCACTTTGCGGCGCTTGGCTTACTCCTTTAAGCCGATTGGAGACGACCTCACTGTGACAGTGGGTACCAACATCTTCCCCAGTGACTTCATCGACTTCAACAGCTACGCCAACAACTCAGCTCAAGATTTCGCCTCTGGCTTCTTCATTAACAACCCGTTGATTATCAACGACGGCGTTGATTTGAATGGTGGTGCGGGTGCAGCCTTTGACTACAACTTCAACGGCGGACCTCTGAGCGTTCGTGGTGTGTATGTTGCCGCTGATGGCGACCAGGCAACCGGTGTCGGTGGCGGCGGATTAGGCTTCGGCGATCACCAAGCCTCTGCTGAAGTTGAGTTCGCGAATGCCTTTGGCGCTGATGGTGCCAACAGCTATGCAATTCGTCTACAGGGTACTTTCTCTGAAGTCAACAGCATTCAGCAGCAGGTCGCTGGTGTGAACGCTGAAGTGAGCTTTGGCCGCATCGGCCTCTTTGGCCGCTACGGTATCTCCATCGATCCTCAGAATGAGGCCGTTGCTGTTAACCAAGATCTGTTCGGTGGCGACAACCTCGTTCAGTCTTATCAGGTTGGTGCGGGTGTCAAAGATTTACTCATCCCTGGTTCCTTGCTAGCTGCCGCCTTCGGTCAGCCTTTCCTTGACCCTAGTGTTGCAAACGGTGGCTCACCATTCACTCAATTCAACGTTGAGAGCTTCTACCGCGTGCCTGTTAACGATAATATTTCTATCACTCCTTCAGTGCAGTACATCGGCAACCCCGGTGGCGTCACTGGTGCGGATATCATTCAGGGCTTAGTTCGAGCTACCTTCTCTTTCTAAAACCTCAATGTGATCTTCAGTTGATGTTCAACTGACGTTCAATAGAAAAAGCGCTTCCACTCCGTTGGAAGCGCTTTTTCTATAGGTTAGTGGCTGGATGACGATTGTTACACAGCGATGAGCTAGATCCCCCCCAGCCCCCCTTGAAAAAGGGGGAGAATATAAGCCAGATAGTAGATTTCAAGCCTTGTGGGTAAGGGATAGCCTTATCGATAGACTGGGCTGGGGCAAATGAATTCTTTTTGACAACAGCAGCAGGTTAAACTGTCCAGGCAGATGAGGAGAGAAGGATGACCTCAGCAGAATCGGAAAGGCGATCCAGTACGCTAGTGCCAGGAAGACTTTGGAATCAGATTGTTTATCGAACTCAGCAGGCGATAACCTGTGGGGCACTGCAGTCTATTTCCACCACTACTGAAAGAATTGAGCAGCAGGGTCTAAATTTTATTGTTCGGGTGTCCGATAACATTGCTCGTAAAGTGTCGGTCGCCAAAAAGTCGAAGAACAAGCGTAATCCTTTTTTGCCCTACGAAGAAGAATTATTTGTTGCGGATGTGTCCTCTACGCATGTGGCACTCTTGAATAAATTCAATGTTGTTGACCATCATCTGCTAATTATTACCCGTCACTTTGAGCCACAAGAGAGCTGGTTAACGCTGCCAGACTTTAAGGCACTGGCGAGCTGTCTCGCCGAAGTGGATGGTCTTGCGTTCTACAACGGAGGTCGGACTGCTGGAGCCAGTCAAGGCCATAAACATCTTCAGATTGTGCCGCTGCCCCTCATCGAGAACGACATCTTCGCGACGCCGCTTGAGGCGCTGACAATGACTCCTTCTATCACTCAAGGGATGCTAGAGTTGCCGTTCTTGCACGGTATTGCGCCCCTGTCTGTGGACTGGACGGCATCATCTCAGGCCGTCGCAACGGAGCTGATACAAAGCTATCGCAGCCTATACGAAGCCGCCGAGTTGTCCGCAGAAGATCATCCCCAGCCCTACAGTCTTCTGGTGACTCGTCGTTGGATGTTGCTGGTTCCCCGATCGCAAGAATCTCACGCTCACATTTCTGTCAATGCTTTGGGGTTTGCCGGTTCGCTGTTTGTTCGAGATTATGACCAGCTTGAGCGGCTTAAGCAGATAGGCCCGATGTCCCTGCTCCAGAAGGTTACATACCCCAGGTAGGTTTTCCCCACTATGAGGGCTGAGTTGAAAACGATATTATAAGGCTGTCGTTGCCGATGCTTTATCCAAAGTCGTCTAGACCTTTATAAAGGATCAGCTACCTTACGGAGATCGCGTTGATGGTCCTTAACACCTACGATTCAGATAAGCGCAGGCTCTTGTCTTCTCTTTGCCACGGGGCTATTTTTTTCAGCCCTCTTGTCCTGTCGGCGGGGATTCCCTTTGCCATTTTGACGGTTTCTGATGACCCGGTCGTCAAAGAAAGCGCTAAGGAATCTCTGAATTATCACTTCAATATCTGGTTCTACGGTCTGATTGCAGGAATTATTAGTTTTTTCTGGTGGACCATTATTTTGCTTCCCCTGATTTGGCTAGTGGCTGCATTCTTGCTGTTTATGACCTGGATTGTGCCGATTGTTGCGATCGCAAGCTGCTGGAGTAATCCTGACGAGAGCTACCGATATCCTTTTATTTTCCGGCTTCTATAAAGAGAGGGCTGTGTTGTTAGCTCTCAGCTTCATCAGTCCAGCCACAGCTTGAGCAGTGGCTCTGGCCGATGACTCGGTCCACAAGCTGCAGTTTCTGCTCGCACTCAGGACATTGCCCCGTGAAAAAAGGGTGGGTCATGACTTGACGAATTTGCTTGAGATATTGATTTTGTTGAGATGACACATACATGGAAGTGCAGGGATCAGAGTAGTTTGTAATCGACAAAATAACAAGTTGGGCAGCCTAACCTTTGCTGATGAGTGAAACTGGGTGAAGGTAAGAGATCCAGTACTGTTTTCCGGTTCACTTCAGCGCTCTTTCTCTAATGTGGCAGATCTATTTTGCCTTTAACCTCTGGGAAACTACGGAACTGAAACAGCTCTTTCTGTGGTAATGGCGATGTCTGTAGCCGCTGTTGTCCTCAGTTGTGACGGGTAAACCGATAAGCTGAAGCTGGGTATGTGAGAGAGGAGTGGAATGCAGGATCGATCTGAGCAGTTCAAGCAACTGCAGGCCCAACTGGCCGAACGCTGGCAGTCGATTGAGGAACTAGAGCAGGAAGATGCCGATATTTTGGTGATTCCTTCTTTTAGTTTGGATCAGCAGGAGCTACAAAAAATTGATGGTTTTTTGCATTATGAAGAGCGACTGCTGTTTTCGCTCATTCGCCTGCGTCATCCACAGACGCGGCTAATTTATGTCACGTCTCAGCCACTGCCGCCGATCGTAATTGATTATTATCTGCAGCTTTTACCCGGCATTCCGTTTTCCCATGCGCGTGATCGCCTGTTACTATTGCCGATTTATGATCAGTCGGCTAAGTCTTTGAGCCAGAAGCTGTTAGATCGGCCGCGTCTACTAGATCGCATTCGTCAGTCTCTTCGGCCTCATCGCTCCTACATGGTTTGCTTCAACTCGACAGAGCTGGAGCGGGAATTATCGCTTCAGCTTGATATTCCACTCCTCGCAGCGAATCCTGATTTGCTGCACTGGGGAACCAAGAGCGGCAGCCGGGAAGCTTTTGCAGACTGCATGGTGCCCCACCCGGATGGCAGTTTGTTGATGCAAACGCCGGAGGATTTGGTGAAGGCGGCAGCGGAATTATGGTCGCGTCAGCCGCACCTGAAACGGATGGTGGTGAAGCTCAATCAGGGATTCTCGGGCGAGGGGAATGCGTTGCTTAACCTCCAGGATGTGCCGCAGTCTGATCTAACGTTTGCCGATCGGCTAGCTATTATTGGCGATCGCATGCCTCAGCTTGCCTTTGAAGCAGAGGGCGAAACTTGGCCCCATTTTTGCGATCGCATCCTGAAGCTCGGCGCAATTGTCGAAGCATTTGTCGAAGGTGAAAATAAACGTTCACCTAGCGTTCAGGGTCGTGTAACCCCTGCTGGCAGCGTCGAGATCTTGTCTACCCACGATCAAATCCTTGGCGGACCCAGTGGACAAATATACCTTGGCTGTCGTTTTCCTGCCGATGCAGCCTATCGCCTCCAGCTTCAAGATCTAGGCCTAAAGATAGGACAGTACCTCGCCCAAAAAGGGGTTTTGGAGCGCTATAGCGTTGATTTCGTTGCAGTGCCCCATCAATCTGACACAGGTGAAACCTGTTGGGATCTGCATGCCATTGAGATCAATCTACGCAAGGGGGGGACCACCCACCCCTTTATGACCCTGAAATTGCTTACCAACGGGACCTATGATCATCAAACGGGTGAATTTTTTGGTCAACAGGGTTTACCAAAATGCTACGTCGCCACCGATAATCTCTGCAAAGATCTCTATCAAGGCTTATTGCCCAACGACCTGATGGATATTATTGCTGACCATCACTTGCATTTTGAAACCGGTAGCGAAACGGGGACCGTCTTTCATCTTATGGGCTGCTTATCCGAGTTTGGCAAGCTAGGTTTAACCAGCATTGGGAATACTCCAGAGCAAGCTGATGCTATATATCGTCAGGTTATTGACGTTTTAGATCTTGAGACCGCCACTCCAGCATTGAATAGTGCGAGGCGATCGCCCACTTTGCCAATTGGCTGGAGCCATTGAACAAAATGCTTCGGAAGCTCGAACACTCTTGATGCTTGACTAAAAATATATAGTGCCATACAGATTGATCAGAACACTGTGATGCCTGAAACCGAGACACGATGTAGCAGAGCTGTCCTAACTCAGCTGAATACTGCCATAGCTCCATTTTGGGGCATATGCCTGGAAAAACAGCAAAATTAGTTCTCCTATGTAAATATACGGGCCAGAGAGAGACTAGATTTCTGGCTCAAAAAAATTTGAATAGAAAACTCAGTAGAACCACTGATAGTTCATCGGTTCTTTTGGTCCATTCTAAATATGGAAAGATTCGTTAATTCAGCCTTTTTACGCTCAATATCTCTTCTCACTAGATTCCCATCTTTAGCTGAGTGAGGTTCACGTAAAAGACGGTAGTTCTAATTGCTGTGCAAGACTCCTTCTACAAGATGAGCTTGCGTCGCAACGGATATTTACTCTCTGAGTCTGAACCTGATCTAACTCCTACCTAAACCGAGGCTAGCGGCTATGTCTTTTTATCAAGCACAAATCTACAAGAATGTAATGGAAGCGCTAGTCGCGGAAGAAATCAAGAGCCAGCTTAATCAAAATCCGGCCTATCGATCTCAGAAAATCAACATCACTGAGGTTGCAACCTACGCTCTTAATCGAGTGCCCCCCCTCTACGCTTCGAGTCAAGAAGGTCTTTATCGCCAGAAACAACGGGCACAGAAAGAATTTGGTCAGCACTTAAAAGCTGCAGTCCACAAAGGCTTAGAAATTGTGACGAGCAAGCCCCTGAGACTCACAACGCCCTTGTTGCCCGAAGAAGATCTAGAGGCCGAAGCACAATTGGCGCGCATGGCTTTAGAAAGACTACCAATGGAAGGTGAACTCTTCTAAGTCTTTCTTGCAACGTGTCTTAACTGCATCTATCGCAATGCAGTCGCTGCTAGCCTCAGCCCTGAAACTGCAGTTTATAGGCTAGTTTGTGATCATGGCCTGCTCGATTCAGCAGCGTCAGCAGATTAGCGTTTAGATGTAGACGAATGATTGAACCCATCAGCCCCTTTGCCCAGATTAAGCAAAAAGCCGCTTCACTATTGCTCTATCAGGCCATTTTACAGACGGGGCCAGGGTTAGCCTTTATCGAATTACTTTCAGCCTTAGAGCAGCAAGAAGTGGGAGGAATCTCCACACAGGAAATCTGTCTGCGTGCCTACTGTGACTGGTACTATGCCGTCGTCAAAGACTATCCTGGATGGCTGAACTACGGTCTTCAACAGATTCTCTGGGCCGAAAATCCCCTAACGCTGCAGATGCAGGCTGCCGATTTGACCCAGCTTCCTTCGGCTTTAATCACCGCAGCTCAGCATGATTTGCGTCTGCTGCAGCAGTTATTTGCAGATCCAGAACAGCAACTTCAGCAAGCACTCGAAAAACAATTGGGGAATCTGGTGCCAATGGTGCCTTGGGGCAATCTTGGCGCTGAAACACCCTTTGAGACGGTGACAGATTGGGCAGAGGCACTGCCCACGCTCGCACAGCACTACCGACGGTACGGTACAGGACTGTTTGCCCAGTATCGAGCTTTTCAGTGGCGAGGGCAGCAGTTAGTGGGGCTAACGGAGCCTGATGCAGTGTCTATGACGCAGTTGGTGGGTTATGAAACCCAGCGCGATCGGCTAGTGCAGAATACAGAGGCGCTACTGGCGGGCAAACCCGCTCTCAATGTTTTGCTTTACGGTAGTCGAGGCTCGGGTAAGTCGGCCCTAATCAAGTCTCTGTTAACGGAGTATGGAGACCGCAATCTGCGACTCATCGAGCTAGGAAAGTCTGATCTGCCATCTTTGCCCCAGATTCTGCACCAGATTCGGTCACGGCCCCAGAAGTTCATTATTTTTGTTGATGATCTGTCCTTTGAGGCCGATGAAAGAATCTACAAAGCCCTCAAGGTTGTCTTAGAAGGGAACCTGACGGCTCGGCCCACCAATGTTGTGGTTTATGCCACCTCAAATCGTCGCCACCTGATTCGGGAATTCTTTGGCGATCGCCCTCGTCCCAGTGATGCTGATGAAATTCATAACTGGGATACGGTGCAGGAAAAACTGTCGCTTTGCGATCGCTTTGGCTTGACCCTCACTTTTGAACCTGCAGACCAAGAGACCTATCTTCAAATTGTCCATCACTTAGCTCAGCAGGCAGACTTGAACTTAGCAAGCGATGATTTAGACTTCCGGGCACTGCAGTGGGCCACCCGCCAAAATGGGCGATCAGGTAGAACCGCCCGCCAATTTGTCGATTTTCTCCAGACGATTGATTTATCATGAAGACCCCTTAGCAACTCGATTGTTCATGCCAAGCTTAGAAGCGTATCCCGGCAAGCCGCGCCCCCTGTGGAAAGTTATCCTTTTTTCGATCACCACTGGCCTTGCCTACTACGGATACTACAAGTGGACTATTCAAGAAGAGCTGCGACAGTATCAGGGAGAAGGCTGGTCTGGGGCGCGGTGTCTCGCCCCCTTTGGCATTGGTGTACTGCTGCCCCAAGCTCTGCGGCTCTGGGATCCAGACGTGCCGGGGTGGTTTGGATGGTTCTCACTTCTGGGAGTTGTGTGGATCTATATTGTGCAGTTTCGGCTTTATCGCACCATCAATAAGCTTTATGCACAGGCTGAGCTACAGCCGCCGTTGCGGATATGGTGGCTGTTCGTTCCGGGCCTAAATTTACTGGTGGGCCTGAGACAAATCCATTTTCTCAGTGAGTACTGGGCCTATGTTGCAAAGGAAGATGTGACCGATCCGATTGCAACTCGTCTCCCATTCTTCTTTGGTCACCCCTGACGGTAGAAACGCTTGGGTGTCCATCCAGCGGAAGATTAGGCATAGAGAACAGATGTCGAAAGAGTGCTGGATTTCTGCTGTTCTTGAGACTGGGTGCTTGCCATTTTCCCGGCCAGACCTAATGCCGTTGTAATGAGAACCGATACGAGCAAAATCTTAAGCCGGTGGTGAGCAATGAAGTCTTGAAGGTTGCCTTTCTTCGGCTCGATAGGATTCAAGTCAGGCTCTTCTTCGATCATCGTACTCTTAAAGTCTGGTTCAGGGGATGATGAGTTGTGTGGCGCATCAGATAAGCCTGTGGAGTCAGCATCTATATCGGCAACCAGTGTCGCGCGACTGTCGACTAAGTTCGACTTTTTGAGGCTGTGAAATTCGATCGATTCTAAGTACTGCGCAAATTCCGCTTCTTCCATGGTCACTGTTAAGTAAGATGCCTGGATTTTGCGGCCTAGGCCGATGATGTCTCCGTTGACAAGCTCGTGCGAATTACAGCGCTGTTGATTAACAAACACGCCGTTGGCACTTGGCTGTCCGTTAGAGTCGCCATCAATGAGGCGATAGCGATAGCGATTCTCTCCGGGAATCGGTAAGCGAAGGAGAATCGCGTGCTTACGAGAGACGGTGACGGTGTCCAGTACGATGGCGTTAGAGGGATCTCGACCAATGGAATAGGCAGCTGCATCTAGTGAAATGGCGCGTCGGTTACCGTTATCGATCACCAGAACATGCCGTTCAGGCGCAATTTTTTTGCTTTTTTTTGCAGTAGAAGACGGAGATACAGTCACGGGATATATACCAAGGGTTCTCTTCTATTGAGGCATTAAAAATTAGGCGTGAGCGTGATGTCGATCACAAGTCACAAGACTCAGCTTTGCTGCAGCCGGATAGGGTTGAGCTAAGAGATATTTCCCAAGGCAGGCATGGATCTTAGCCGTTTTACGATTTTGACTCAATACGGATACTGCGATACCCCGAAGAGATTGGCAAAGATGAGTCTGCCGAGAATGTGAAATAATATATCCGAACTTCTTTTGCCCTGCTTCTACGCTATGCCCAATACGTACACGGTAGAACTTCATCATGACGGTGAGGTGCATACGCTAGCTGTCCCAGAGGACCAAACGATTTTGAGAGCGGCCTATGCTGCAGATGTTGACCTGCCTAGCTCTTGCTGCGCGGGGGTTTGTACAACCTGTGCGGCTTTGATCCTGGGCGATGGCAAGGTTGCCCAAGATGATGCCATGGGTTTGGGACCCGAATTACTGGAAGATGGATATGCGCTGCTCTGTGTGGCGTATCCTCGGTCTGACCTAAAAGTTGAGACAGGTAAGGAAGCTGAGGTTTACGAGCGCCAGTTCGGGCAAACGCAATCTTAGCAATCTGTATCGGGTTCGCAGTAAAAGAATACTTATTGAGTTTGGAGGTCCAATGACCACGCATTTTATTACGGCTGAAGTTGATCTGCAGGCCACTCAAGCGCTACCAGAAGCGATTGAAGCCCAACTCAAGGAGCAGGGAGAGCCTCTCCGATGGGCGGTCACGGCGGTCAAGGACGAGAAGGCCCAAGTTGAAGCGGTTGTTTTAGCTGATTGATTAGCCGACGGACTGAGCAACCGTTCACTGTTGCCCTAGTCGTCCCAACGGGGATTGGGGCTGAGATTGGGGGCTATGCTGGGGATGCCCTACCGGTGGCGCGTGGGATTGCTTCGGTTTGCGATCGCATCATCACCCATCCCAATGTCATGAACGGGGCGCAGCTTTATTGGCCCATCGAAAACGCACTTTACGTCGAAGGCTATGGCCTCGATCAATATGCTGCGGGCAACTGGGGATTGAGACCTGTACGCAGCAACCGCGTGGGCCTAGTACTCGACCAAGGCATTGAACCTGACTTGCGTTTACGCCATCTTCAGGTTGCCGACGCCGCCCGCGCTACTCTAGGGCTACAGTTGACCGATGCAATTCTCACCGATGCGCCCCTCAACGTGACCCTGAAGACAGCGGCTTCGGGAGCAACCTGGGGAACCATTGAAAATCCGGATAGCCTACTGCGGGCGGTGGAGCGATCGATTAATGAACTGGGGGCAGATGCGATCGCCGTGGTCGCTCGCTTCCCCGACGACATTGAAGCCGAAGCACTCCAGAGCTATCGTCAGGGTCAAGGGGTTGACCCTCTTGCGGGTGCAGAAGCCGTCATTAGTCATTTAGTTGTGCGAACCTTTCAAATTCCCTGTGCCCATGCTCCAGCACTAGAGCCATTGCCTGTGGATCCACAGGTGAGTCCGCGTTCAGCAGCGGAGGAACTAGGCTATACGTTTCTGTCATCGGTTCTGGTGGGCCTGAGCCGTGCACCGCAGTTTGTTCAGCAGCGAGGAGCAGCGGACCTGTGGGCGGAAGGATTGGATGCGATCGTGGTACCTGAGACTGCTTGCGGAGGGAGTGCCATACTCAGCCTTAGTCAGAAACCGACTCGCATCATTGCCGTGAACAACCCGACTGCGTTGCAGGTCACGCCAGATGAATTGGGAATTGAAGTGACCAAGGTGCGTTCATATTTAGAAGCGATGGGCGTTTTAGCTGCCCAGCGAGCAGGGCTAGATATCTCAGCCTTGACGCCTGCATTGGGTAAAGTTGCGTGCCTTACCTCGAATAATTAGGTACATAGCGGTATCTTGGCTATCTCCTCCTTTTGAGCTGTAAAACAACGAAATAGACAGCTCTGACGAGATAAAATCCCCATTAAAAGGCATAGGCGGCAATTTCCTGATATTTCCCAATTTTGATAATGTGTTGCTGTCGGCCTCAACGGATGACGAACTCGAGTTCGTATGAGTGCTTAATGCAAGGTGATTTCAGCTCAGAGTCACTTGTCCCAAGGAGACTGCCGCATATATGCAACATTCATACTGAACGCTGTCTTGAAGCATCTTTAAACTGCTTTAGAAACCAGTGATGAATCTCTTCGATTCTGACAACTAGTGGATTCCAGAATTCAATCTATAGACTTTTTGGTAAGTTCTAATTGGCTAGTCACAAAAGTCAAGATCTGCTGACACTAATCGAGGTCTATTAGTATAAATAAACACTTATTCCTCTATGTCCCACTGATATAAAGTGCAAAGGACTTAAGAAAGAAATGGTGATTCTCTGTTTGTTTTGCAGAGCTTTTAATCATTGAACTTGAGCAAAATAAAAATAGAATTTTGTGTCTAGGGTTCCAGCTTAATCTGTGGATTGAGTGTTTGGTCCAAGAGATACAGCCAGCAGGGCCTATATATTGCCTAGTCTGGTTCACGGAGGGATAAAAGCCCGGGAGAAGCCTGTTGACCTTTCATTGAGGTCGCCGGTTTTTTCCGGGCTTTGTTGTAGCTATCAGTATGAATTTTCAATATTTGGAGACAAGTAAATGGAACATACAGTTTTTTCCTGGGGAATTGTTACTTTTCTTTTGGGAACATTAGGCATCGGAGTTTGGGCTTCTAAGCAAATTAAAGGCGATAGCGTCAATTTTTTAGTGGCTGGCCGAGGACTAGCTTTGCCATTGGCTGCTGCTACGCTAATGGCCCAGTCGATTGACTCCAACGCTACCTTGGGGAATACAGACTTATCTGCAGAATTTGGTTTTTGGGCGGGAGCTGCATTACCGATTGGATTATCTTTGTGCTTATTTTTAACGGCAACTTTTTTAGCTAAGCCCATGAATCGCATGGGGCTAATTACTATCCCCGATTTTTATCGGGTTAAGTACGGTCGTACCGTCGAGCTGATCGCGGCCTGCATTATGTCGGTCAGCTTTTCGTTCCTGCTGGCGGGGAACCTCGTTGCGGGGGGCTTTATGTTCCAGACGTTTTTAGGGATGAGCTACGTCGGTGGCATTACGTTGCTGGCGACCCTGGTGTTTGCTTACACTGTGTCGGGTGGTCTCTTTGCAGTGGCTTATACCGATGCGATCCAAATTTTGATTGCTCTAGTCGGTACCTTGGGTTTGCTCGTTTACGTACTGGTTAATTTTGGCCTAGACATTGCGCCTGGCACTGGTCCTCTAGCTTTCGAGCAGTTGACGCTAGTCAGTTCAGGCGCTGCGGTTAATTGGGCCAGCCTGCTGGCATTGGGATTTGGCAATATGGTCGCGATTGACTTCATGGCTCGAATTTTTGCAGCAGAAAGCCCAGAAACTGCACAAAAAGCCTGTTATGTAGCCTCTGCTGGCACCTTAATTGTGGGGATTCCCTTTTCGATCATTGCTCTGTCTGCAAACAGCATCCTCGAACAGGCCGGTGTAGTCGCCGAGGGGCCAGTCCTGTTTGCCCTACTGCAAAACGTTGTGCCGCCTGTACTGGGCCTATTAGTATTGGCAGCTATTTTGTCGGCCTCTCTCTCCACAGCCGATGGAGCTATTTTAGGGACTTCTTCGGTATTGGCTCATAATGTCTTCGGTATTCGTCATGGAGCGACTCACGGAGGAGGGGGGGATCGGTTGCTCATTGTGACTCGCTTGGT contains:
- a CDS encoding DUF4870 domain-containing protein produces the protein MVLNTYDSDKRRLLSSLCHGAIFFSPLVLSAGIPFAILTVSDDPVVKESAKESLNYHFNIWFYGLIAGIISFFWWTIILLPLIWLVAAFLLFMTWIVPIVAIASCWSNPDESYRYPFIFRLL
- a CDS encoding late competence development ComFB family protein, which produces MSFYQAQIYKNVMEALVAEEIKSQLNQNPAYRSQKINITEVATYALNRVPPLYASSQEGLYRQKQRAQKEFGQHLKAAVHKGLEIVTSKPLRLTTPLLPEEDLEAEAQLARMALERLPMEGELF
- a CDS encoding ATP-binding protein; amino-acid sequence: MIEPISPFAQIKQKAASLLLYQAILQTGPGLAFIELLSALEQQEVGGISTQEICLRAYCDWYYAVVKDYPGWLNYGLQQILWAENPLTLQMQAADLTQLPSALITAAQHDLRLLQQLFADPEQQLQQALEKQLGNLVPMVPWGNLGAETPFETVTDWAEALPTLAQHYRRYGTGLFAQYRAFQWRGQQLVGLTEPDAVSMTQLVGYETQRDRLVQNTEALLAGKPALNVLLYGSRGSGKSALIKSLLTEYGDRNLRLIELGKSDLPSLPQILHQIRSRPQKFIIFVDDLSFEADERIYKALKVVLEGNLTARPTNVVVYATSNRRHLIREFFGDRPRPSDADEIHNWDTVQEKLSLCDRFGLTLTFEPADQETYLQIVHHLAQQADLNLASDDLDFRALQWATRQNGRSGRTARQFVDFLQTIDLS
- a CDS encoding FHA domain-containing protein — protein: MTVSPSSTAKKSKKIAPERHVLVIDNGNRRAISLDAAAYSIGRDPSNAIVLDTVTVSRKHAILLRLPIPGENRYRYRLIDGDSNGQPSANGVFVNQQRCNSHELVNGDIIGLGRKIQASYLTVTMEEAEFAQYLESIEFHSLKKSNLVDSRATLVADIDADSTGLSDAPHNSSSPEPDFKSTMIEEEPDLNPIEPKKGNLQDFIAHHRLKILLVSVLITTALGLAGKMASTQSQEQQKSSTLSTSVLYA
- a CDS encoding DUF3326 domain-containing protein, with the protein product MISRRTEQPFTVALVVPTGIGAEIGGYAGDALPVARGIASVCDRIITHPNVMNGAQLYWPIENALYVEGYGLDQYAAGNWGLRPVRSNRVGLVLDQGIEPDLRLRHLQVADAARATLGLQLTDAILTDAPLNVTLKTAASGATWGTIENPDSLLRAVERSINELGADAIAVVARFPDDIEAEALQSYRQGQGVDPLAGAEAVISHLVVRTFQIPCAHAPALEPLPVDPQVSPRSAAEELGYTFLSSVLVGLSRAPQFVQQRGAADLWAEGLDAIVVPETACGGSAILSLSQKPTRIIAVNNPTALQVTPDELGIEVTKVRSYLEAMGVLAAQRAGLDISALTPALGKVACLTSNN
- a CDS encoding ATP adenylyltransferase family protein — its product is MTSAESERRSSTLVPGRLWNQIVYRTQQAITCGALQSISTTTERIEQQGLNFIVRVSDNIARKVSVAKKSKNKRNPFLPYEEELFVADVSSTHVALLNKFNVVDHHLLIITRHFEPQESWLTLPDFKALASCLAEVDGLAFYNGGRTAGASQGHKHLQIVPLPLIENDIFATPLEALTMTPSITQGMLELPFLHGIAPLSVDWTASSQAVATELIQSYRSLYEAAELSAEDHPQPYSLLVTRRWMLLVPRSQESHAHISVNALGFAGSLFVRDYDQLERLKQIGPMSLLQKVTYPR
- a CDS encoding peptide ligase PGM1-related protein yields the protein MQDRSEQFKQLQAQLAERWQSIEELEQEDADILVIPSFSLDQQELQKIDGFLHYEERLLFSLIRLRHPQTRLIYVTSQPLPPIVIDYYLQLLPGIPFSHARDRLLLLPIYDQSAKSLSQKLLDRPRLLDRIRQSLRPHRSYMVCFNSTELERELSLQLDIPLLAANPDLLHWGTKSGSREAFADCMVPHPDGSLLMQTPEDLVKAAAELWSRQPHLKRMVVKLNQGFSGEGNALLNLQDVPQSDLTFADRLAIIGDRMPQLAFEAEGETWPHFCDRILKLGAIVEAFVEGENKRSPSVQGRVTPAGSVEILSTHDQILGGPSGQIYLGCRFPADAAYRLQLQDLGLKIGQYLAQKGVLERYSVDFVAVPHQSDTGETCWDLHAIEINLRKGGTTHPFMTLKLLTNGTYDHQTGEFFGQQGLPKCYVATDNLCKDLYQGLLPNDLMDIIADHHLHFETGSETGTVFHLMGCLSEFGKLGLTSIGNTPEQADAIYRQVIDVLDLETATPALNSARRSPTLPIGWSH
- a CDS encoding 2Fe-2S iron-sulfur cluster-binding protein, coding for MPNTYTVELHHDGEVHTLAVPEDQTILRAAYAADVDLPSSCCAGVCTTCAALILGDGKVAQDDAMGLGPELLEDGYALLCVAYPRSDLKVETGKEAEVYERQFGQTQS
- a CDS encoding iron uptake porin — encoded protein: MKKTYLIAGSLSLLGFAAQAVPANAADTSVNEASTNEVSAIAEGAVDQPLLLADQSATTSVSDLMEDSGSDSVGQVTSVSQLSDVQPTDWAFQALQSLVERYGCIAGYPNGTFRGNRSATRYEMAAALNACLDQISDRFASKADLDAVKALQDEFAAELATLRGRVDGLEARVDTVEAQQFSTTTKLQGEAVLAAQFGDVIDGVDPFNNSRASALSRVRLNFNTSFSGDDLLQTQLEVGNGGQDFFTAAGLNGNPALPANGLGGQIDLGAADFAGIGTNVTLRRLAYSFKPIGDDLTVTVGTNIFPSDFIDFNSYANNSAQDFASGFFINNPLIINDGVDLNGGAGAAFDYNFNGGPLSVRGVYVAADGDQATGVGGGGLGFGDHQASAEVEFANAFGADGANSYAIRLQGTFSEVNSIQQQVAGVNAEVSFGRIGLFGRYGISIDPQNEAVAVNQDLFGGDNLVQSYQVGAGVKDLLIPGSLLAAAFGQPFLDPSVANGGSPFTQFNVESFYRVPVNDNISITPSVQYIGNPGGVTGADIIQGLVRATFSF